One uncultured Hyphomonas sp. genomic region harbors:
- the htpX gene encoding zinc metalloprotease HtpX: protein MGTLKTFILLAAMTALFMGVGYLIGGVPGMAIAFVVAAAMNIFSYWNSDKIVLSMQGAKEIDPKTASPMLRTFASDVALMADRAGLPPPRVYIIETPQPNAFATGRDPQHAAVCATTGLLGMLNRDEVRGVMAHELAHVKHRDTLTMTVTATIAGAIGMLANFALFFGRERTGLIGSIAIMIFAPLAAGLVQMAISRSREYEADRMGAEICGNPLWLASALAKIERGARSTINAAAERNPAMAHMYIANPLNGRGADNLFSTHPATANRIEALRRLASEMGVTAAPASPAMRREAGPWG from the coding sequence ATGGGCACGCTGAAAACCTTCATCCTGCTTGCGGCAATGACCGCGCTCTTCATGGGCGTCGGCTATCTGATCGGCGGTGTGCCCGGTATGGCCATCGCCTTCGTCGTGGCGGCCGCGATGAATATTTTCTCCTACTGGAATTCCGACAAGATCGTCCTGTCGATGCAGGGCGCCAAGGAAATCGACCCGAAAACCGCCTCCCCCATGCTGCGCACCTTCGCCAGTGATGTCGCCCTGATGGCAGACCGGGCTGGCTTGCCGCCGCCGCGCGTCTACATCATCGAGACGCCCCAGCCGAACGCCTTCGCCACCGGCCGCGACCCGCAACATGCGGCGGTCTGCGCCACGACCGGCCTGCTCGGCATGCTGAACCGCGACGAAGTGCGCGGCGTGATGGCGCATGAGCTCGCCCATGTGAAACACCGCGACACGCTGACCATGACCGTGACGGCTACGATCGCCGGTGCCATCGGCATGCTGGCAAACTTCGCCCTCTTCTTCGGACGCGAACGCACGGGCCTCATCGGATCCATCGCCATCATGATCTTCGCGCCGCTCGCCGCCGGCCTTGTGCAGATGGCGATCTCCCGTTCGCGCGAATATGAAGCCGACCGGATGGGCGCGGAAATCTGCGGCAACCCGCTCTGGCTCGCCTCGGCGCTGGCCAAGATCGAGCGCGGCGCCCGGTCCACGATCAATGCCGCGGCCGAGCGCAATCCCGCCATGGCGCACATGTATATCGCGAACCCTCTCAACGGGCGCGGCGCGGACAACCTGTTCTCGACCCACCCGGCCACCGCCAACCGGATCGAGGCGCTGCGCCGCCTCGCATCGGAAATGGGCGTGACGGCAGCACCGGCCTCCCCGGCCATGCGCCGTGAAGCCGGCCCCTGGGGATAA
- a CDS encoding transcription antitermination factor NusB: protein MSGALVRRAAADLLFLTLEKRRTLDQAMAESPPFGGLDGPDRAFARAIASAALRELGRIDRALAPLLSRPLQAASPAIRALLRVGAVQLWRMDVPEHAAVSETVEAAKNWPDARSGGAFLNAVLRRAAAERPDLDALPVTAIWPDWLAAAFEESLGADGAARLAAAQLGEPGIYLTAKGNAAAVAEVTGGELLASGSVRAPGGPVEALAEYGSGDWWVQDPAAALPAKLLMAGASDGPDKSGIVMDQSGMVMGKSPEITAIDLCAAPGGKTLQLCAAGLDVIAVDRSKPRLKRLEENLARTSLSAAIITADAETWRPETPTDLLLLDAPCSALGTLRRHPEGAWIKRETDIARFPDVQYRLLKAATEMVRPGGTILYCVCTPLKAEGADVVARAIADGLVTRLPVTPEEAPGFADSITDHGDVLTLPGAGAEHDAFFMARLSPAALK, encoded by the coding sequence ATGAGCGGCGCATTGGTGCGGCGGGCTGCCGCCGATCTCCTGTTTCTCACTCTCGAAAAGCGCCGCACGCTGGACCAGGCCATGGCCGAGTCCCCGCCCTTTGGCGGCCTCGACGGGCCGGACCGGGCCTTTGCCCGCGCCATCGCTTCGGCGGCCCTGCGCGAGCTTGGCCGGATCGACCGCGCGCTTGCCCCGCTCCTTTCCCGCCCGCTTCAGGCGGCGAGCCCTGCCATCCGGGCGCTGCTGCGCGTCGGCGCCGTGCAGCTCTGGCGGATGGACGTGCCGGAACATGCCGCCGTCTCCGAAACGGTGGAAGCGGCGAAGAACTGGCCGGACGCCCGCTCCGGCGGCGCCTTCCTGAACGCCGTGCTGCGCCGCGCCGCTGCCGAACGGCCGGACCTGGACGCCCTGCCCGTTACCGCGATCTGGCCGGACTGGCTGGCCGCGGCTTTCGAAGAGAGCCTCGGGGCAGATGGCGCCGCCCGGCTTGCCGCCGCCCAGCTGGGGGAACCCGGCATTTACCTTACCGCAAAGGGCAACGCCGCCGCCGTCGCCGAAGTGACCGGCGGGGAGCTGCTCGCCTCCGGCTCTGTCCGCGCGCCGGGCGGGCCGGTCGAGGCGCTCGCCGAATATGGCAGCGGCGACTGGTGGGTGCAGGACCCGGCCGCGGCCCTGCCGGCAAAACTGCTCATGGCAGGCGCATCGGATGGTCCGGACAAGTCCGGCATAGTCATGGATCAGTCCGGTATGGTCATGGGCAAGTCGCCGGAAATCACGGCGATTGACCTTTGCGCGGCCCCCGGCGGCAAGACGCTGCAGCTCTGCGCGGCGGGCCTCGATGTCATCGCCGTCGACCGGTCAAAACCGCGCCTCAAACGCCTCGAAGAGAACCTCGCCCGCACCAGCCTGTCTGCAGCAATCATTACAGCCGACGCCGAAACCTGGCGCCCGGAAACCCCTACTGACCTCCTGCTTCTGGACGCGCCCTGCTCGGCCCTCGGCACGCTGCGCCGCCACCCGGAGGGCGCCTGGATCAAGCGCGAAACCGACATCGCCCGCTTCCCGGATGTGCAGTACCGATTACTGAAAGCAGCGACAGAGATGGTCCGCCCCGGCGGCACGATCCTCTATTGCGTCTGCACGCCGCTGAAGGCCGAAGGCGCAGACGTCGTGGCCCGCGCCATCGCCGACGGCCTCGTCACCCGCCTGCCCGTGACGCCTGAAGAGGCCCCGGGATTTGCCGACAGCATTACAGATCACGGAGATGTGCTCACCCTGCCGGGTGCAGGGGCCGAACATGACGCATTCTTCATGGCACGGCTGTCGCCCGCAGCGTTAAAGTAA
- a CDS encoding glycine zipper 2TM domain-containing protein gives MTVVSSIRTSTGKLAAGAFLALSLSLAGCASTQGVNTVSPGAVGQSSRVYHGTVMSVREVTIQPKQSMIGTAAGAVLGGLAGSELGGGDKAQTAGAIGGAVLGGIAGNAAGKAVGTGKGFAYVVRFSSGETQEIVQGADVYIAPGTPVDIIASPDGWKLVPAAAY, from the coding sequence ATGACCGTTGTTTCTTCCATCCGCACCTCGACCGGCAAGCTGGCCGCCGGTGCCTTCCTGGCGCTCAGCCTGTCGCTGGCTGGCTGTGCCTCCACCCAAGGCGTGAATACCGTTTCTCCTGGCGCTGTCGGCCAGTCTTCGCGGGTCTATCACGGCACCGTCATGTCGGTGCGTGAAGTCACGATCCAGCCCAAGCAATCAATGATCGGCACGGCTGCCGGCGCGGTCCTTGGCGGGCTTGCAGGCTCCGAGCTCGGCGGCGGCGACAAGGCCCAGACTGCTGGCGCCATTGGTGGCGCAGTCCTCGGCGGGATCGCCGGTAACGCAGCCGGCAAGGCCGTCGGCACAGGCAAGGGCTTTGCCTATGTCGTCCGTTTCTCCAGCGGTGAAACGCAGGAAATCGTCCAGGGCGCAGACGTCTATATCGCCCCGGGCACTCCGGTAGACATCATCGCCAGCCCGGATGGCTGGAAGCTGGTTCCGGCGGCGGCTTACTAA